A single genomic interval of Pseudomonadota bacterium harbors:
- a CDS encoding methyltransferase domain-containing protein codes for MTTNTLDKDKLRDYYGKIIQGSKDLQTSVCCCTDENLTPSVRRALTEINDEILTRFYGCGSPLPPALAGCTMLDLGCGSGRDAFLAAKLVGPSGYVIGVDMTEEQLEVARRNIDTQMIRFGFAKPNIDFRNGYIEDLKALDIADNSVDVVISNCVINLSPDKRSVFSEIFRVLKPGGELLFADVFAGRRVPEQFYLDPVLHGECLAGAMYREDFRRLLRDLGCLDFRKTASCMIDLGNPEIEAKIGMVDFYSETIRAFKLDSLEDICEDYGQTATYHGTVADFPHFFDLDDHHRFITGKPMLVCGNTASMLAETRYAPHFTVIGDRSSHFGPFICGSGSEKAADDDGCGGACC; via the coding sequence ATGACCACGAATACTCTCGATAAAGACAAACTACGCGATTATTACGGCAAAATAATCCAGGGCAGCAAAGATCTCCAGACCAGTGTCTGCTGCTGCACCGACGAAAATCTGACGCCTTCAGTTCGAAGGGCGCTCACTGAAATCAATGATGAAATCCTGACCAGGTTTTATGGCTGCGGTTCGCCGTTGCCTCCCGCTCTTGCGGGCTGTACCATGCTTGATCTTGGCTGCGGCTCCGGCCGGGACGCCTTTCTTGCCGCGAAGCTTGTCGGTCCATCAGGGTATGTCATAGGTGTCGACATGACCGAGGAGCAGCTGGAAGTTGCCCGCCGCAATATCGATACCCAGATGATCAGGTTTGGCTTTGCCAAACCGAATATTGATTTCAGAAATGGCTATATCGAAGACCTCAAAGCCCTGGATATCGCCGACAATTCCGTTGATGTCGTAATTTCCAACTGTGTCATCAACCTCTCGCCTGATAAACGGAGTGTCTTTTCCGAGATTTTCCGGGTCCTGAAACCGGGCGGGGAACTCCTCTTTGCCGATGTATTTGCCGGACGAAGGGTGCCGGAACAATTCTATCTCGACCCCGTGTTGCACGGTGAATGCCTGGCCGGAGCGATGTATCGGGAGGATTTCCGCCGGTTGCTGCGTGACCTGGGCTGTCTCGACTTCCGCAAGACCGCGAGCTGCATGATCGATTTGGGCAATCCCGAGATCGAGGCGAAAATCGGCATGGTGGATTTCTACTCGGAAACCATTCGGGCCTTTAAGCTGGACAGTCTGGAAGACATCTGCGAGGACTACGGCCAGACCGCGACCTACCACGGCACCGTTGCCGATTTTCCCCATTTCTTCGACCTGGACGACCACCACCGGTTTATTACCGGCAAGCCGATGCTTGTTTGTGGAAACACTGCTTCAATGCTGGCGGAAACCCGTTATGCTCCACACTTCACCGTCATCGGTGATCGAAGCTCACATTTTGGCCCCTTTATCTGTGGATCCGGTTCCGAGAAAGCGGCAGATGATGATGGTTGCGGTGGCGCCTGTTGTTGA
- a CDS encoding 2-hydroxyacyl-CoA dehydratase family protein, which produces MNNATFEVKAYPEMWAGLDMDVPRFDKARQMLGEVYGKLFLAQKNRPQKMGYFDQMISEIFGGRIQEMLEVKKSGKPVVGTFCVYIPEEIVVAAGGVCVGLCGGSPGSIPDAEKILPRNICPMVKSAYGFKAGRICPYFQSVDFVYGETTCDAKKKTWEILDRLVPTYVMEIPQMKKARDRALWLEEVKDFKAKVEEVCKKAISAEDLAGAIRVINDKRRALQRLTKLRAANPAPISGKDALLIEQIAFYDEPVRFAEKVNELCDELEGRVAEGSGAFPAEAPRVMVSGTPMALPNWKVHNLLESAGAVVVGEESCIGTRYFKDLIAEGEIAMDRQLEVLTDRYMQIDCSCFTPNDERVHQVLKEYRASKAQGVLHYSLQFCHTYNIEEIKIREMCEKEGIPYLSIETDYSPEDVGQLQTRIEAFLEQIRG; this is translated from the coding sequence ATGAACAACGCAACTTTTGAGGTAAAAGCCTACCCCGAGATGTGGGCCGGGCTTGACATGGACGTACCCCGCTTTGACAAGGCGCGGCAGATGCTGGGCGAGGTCTATGGCAAACTGTTTCTGGCCCAGAAGAACCGGCCGCAAAAGATGGGCTATTTCGATCAAATGATCTCGGAAATCTTCGGCGGCCGGATCCAGGAGATGCTGGAAGTAAAAAAGAGCGGCAAGCCGGTGGTCGGCACCTTCTGCGTCTATATCCCCGAGGAGATCGTGGTGGCGGCCGGCGGGGTTTGCGTCGGCCTCTGCGGCGGCTCGCCCGGCTCGATCCCGGACGCCGAAAAAATTCTGCCCCGCAATATCTGCCCCATGGTCAAATCGGCCTATGGCTTCAAGGCGGGTCGTATCTGCCCCTATTTCCAGAGCGTTGATTTTGTTTACGGCGAGACCACCTGCGACGCCAAGAAAAAGACCTGGGAGATCCTCGACCGGCTGGTGCCCACCTACGTCATGGAGATCCCCCAGATGAAAAAGGCGCGGGACCGCGCGCTCTGGCTGGAAGAGGTGAAGGATTTTAAAGCCAAGGTCGAAGAGGTCTGCAAGAAGGCCATTTCCGCCGAGGATCTGGCCGGGGCGATCCGGGTGATCAACGACAAGCGCCGCGCCCTGCAGCGGTTAACCAAACTCCGTGCCGCCAATCCGGCGCCGATCAGCGGCAAGGACGCCCTGCTCATTGAACAGATCGCCTTCTATGACGAGCCGGTGCGCTTTGCCGAAAAGGTCAACGAACTCTGCGACGAGCTTGAAGGAAGGGTCGCGGAAGGTTCAGGGGCTTTCCCGGCCGAGGCCCCCCGGGTGATGGTCTCCGGCACCCCCATGGCCCTGCCCAACTGGAAGGTCCACAACCTGCTGGAATCGGCCGGGGCGGTGGTGGTGGGCGAGGAGTCCTGCATCGGCACCCGCTATTTCAAGGACCTGATCGCCGAAGGCGAGATCGCCATGGACCGCCAGCTTGAGGTGTTGACCGATCGCTACATGCAGATCGACTGCTCCTGCTTCACCCCCAACGACGAACGGGTCCATCAGGTGCTGAAGGAATATCGCGCTTCCAAGGCCCAGGGCGTGCTGCATTACTCCTTGCAGTTCTGTCACACCTACAACATCGAGGAGATCAAGATCCGCGAGATGTGCGAGAAGGAAGGGATTCCCTATCTCTCCATCGAGACGGACTATTCCCCCGAGGATGTCGGCCAGTTGCAGACGAGAATAGAAGCCTTTCTGGAGCAGATTCGGGGCTGA
- a CDS encoding type I restriction enzyme HsdR N-terminal domain-containing protein, translating into MADIPSHHMIYGTLTDFVTGEALVDTDDERYRQKLARLLVEEKGFAKDELEPRRKIETLFAGCFVVSTIELVVRLAGRPLLLLRYGPGSLVTRERPTVAAARVLEEATVIPLAVISNGEDAELLDTVSGKVLAPGLAAIPDRAQLVALAESQPLLPGLPAARREKELRILNAFDVEGCCVGGPCALPGASEG; encoded by the coding sequence ATGGCCGACATCCCTTCCCACCACATGATCTACGGGACGCTGACCGATTTCGTCACCGGCGAGGCCCTGGTCGACACCGACGACGAGCGCTACCGGCAGAAGCTGGCCCGCCTGCTGGTCGAGGAGAAGGGCTTTGCCAAAGACGAGCTGGAACCGCGGCGCAAGATCGAGACCCTGTTCGCCGGCTGCTTCGTGGTTTCGACCATCGAACTGGTGGTGCGGTTGGCCGGGCGGCCCCTGCTGCTCCTGCGCTACGGGCCCGGTTCCCTGGTCACCCGGGAGCGGCCCACGGTGGCGGCGGCCCGGGTCCTGGAGGAAGCCACCGTCATCCCGCTGGCGGTGATCAGCAACGGCGAGGACGCCGAGCTGCTGGACACGGTGAGCGGCAAGGTGCTCGCCCCCGGCCTGGCCGCCATACCCGACCGGGCCCAGTTGGTCGCCCTGGCCGAAAGCCAGCCGCTGCTGCCGGGCCTGCCCGCCGCGCGGCGGGAAAAGGAATTAAGAATTCTGAACGCCTTCGATGTCGAGGGCTGCTGCGTCGGCGGGCCCTGCGCCCTGCCCGGCGCCAGCGAAGGTTAA
- the selB gene encoding selenocysteine-specific translation elongation factor — protein sequence MKHVTIGVAGHVDHGKTSFVKQITGIDTDRHPEEKRRGLSLEAGIACWPRPDGTVASFVDVPGHQDFLKNTVRGLQGVDLAVLLVAADDGVMPQTREHLDILSFFKVNDGMVVLSKTDCVDAETVELAELEIMELTAGTFLEGKPVIRFSAINGSGREEIITLLDLAMTQSSGKPPAMPFRLWIDQIRSFSGIGTVVSGTVLSGEIRVNDDLSIQPNGITTRVRSLEEHGRKIDEATAGQRIGINLHRVGVDDICRGMCLAAPGQYPPVSHFNATMQIPPHAGTGIKERQKVKLYLGVSVLTATVKFIDSPPDGTAGNSLVQMQLKKPAVVAAGDHFVVTPLNRNAVIAGGSVLEHSGEKVREANKAIISGRLKALQADDLAAYVAQFCRLHPGIPIDVNSLAIRTIWSPARIEGYVASGLKAKTLVDLSAGKIVRAPDLETFTSRFVDILKAAFAAKPDRQPMQVPELIHQCRPACDEKLAVRIVDDLCRKGLWDRMKGGITPADFRQRLPEDLTGVGALLQRYAEDQGLRPFSAGYFVKTAEIPLTLRQTQRTLDFFCKTGEMIRLNNERYLTSSAMAGIKKKVGAWIVDRGELCLRDCKEALDFNRSLGLPVLEYLDQIGFTIQHGEGRIVANSDLNQTPGL from the coding sequence ATGAAACACGTCACCATCGGGGTTGCCGGACATGTTGATCACGGCAAGACCTCCTTTGTCAAACAGATAACCGGTATTGACACGGACCGGCATCCCGAGGAAAAACGGCGCGGGCTGTCGTTGGAGGCGGGTATTGCCTGCTGGCCGCGGCCGGATGGAACGGTTGCTTCATTTGTGGATGTGCCCGGGCACCAGGATTTCCTGAAGAATACGGTGCGCGGGTTGCAGGGTGTCGACCTTGCCGTTCTCCTGGTGGCGGCCGATGACGGCGTCATGCCGCAGACCAGAGAGCATCTGGACATTCTCTCTTTTTTCAAGGTCAACGACGGGATGGTGGTTCTGTCAAAAACGGATTGCGTTGATGCCGAGACCGTGGAACTGGCCGAACTGGAGATCATGGAACTGACGGCGGGCACCTTTCTGGAAGGAAAACCGGTTATCCGTTTTTCGGCCATTAACGGCAGCGGCAGGGAAGAGATCATAACCTTGCTTGACCTGGCCATGACACAATCTTCCGGGAAACCACCGGCTATGCCCTTCCGGCTCTGGATCGACCAGATCCGAAGTTTTTCAGGGATCGGCACGGTGGTAAGCGGCACGGTGCTGTCCGGTGAGATCCGGGTCAACGATGATCTTTCGATTCAGCCGAATGGGATCACCACCCGGGTTCGTTCCCTGGAAGAGCATGGCCGGAAAATCGACGAGGCGACGGCCGGACAGCGAATCGGCATCAATCTTCACCGCGTCGGGGTGGACGACATCTGTCGGGGCATGTGTCTTGCTGCGCCGGGACAATACCCCCCCGTATCCCACTTTAACGCGACCATGCAAATCCCACCGCATGCAGGTACAGGCATCAAGGAGAGGCAGAAGGTCAAACTCTATCTTGGCGTCTCGGTCCTTACCGCCACCGTTAAATTTATCGACTCCCCTCCTGACGGAACAGCCGGGAACAGCCTTGTGCAGATGCAACTTAAAAAGCCTGCCGTGGTGGCGGCAGGGGATCATTTCGTGGTCACGCCCTTGAACAGGAACGCCGTCATTGCCGGCGGCAGCGTCCTTGAGCACAGCGGCGAAAAAGTACGTGAAGCAAACAAAGCAATAATTTCCGGTAGGCTCAAGGCGCTGCAGGCCGATGACCTAGCCGCCTATGTTGCACAATTCTGCCGATTGCACCCCGGCATCCCCATTGATGTGAACTCTCTGGCTATCAGGACAATCTGGTCGCCGGCAAGAATAGAAGGGTATGTTGCCTCGGGCCTTAAGGCTAAAACCCTGGTTGATTTATCCGCCGGTAAAATAGTTCGGGCGCCCGATCTTGAAACTTTTACCAGCCGTTTTGTCGATATACTCAAGGCGGCATTTGCAGCCAAGCCTGACCGGCAGCCCATGCAGGTTCCGGAGCTCATCCATCAATGCCGACCGGCCTGTGACGAGAAACTCGCCGTGCGGATCGTTGATGATCTCTGCCGCAAAGGACTGTGGGACAGAATGAAAGGGGGTATTACACCTGCCGATTTCAGGCAGCGGCTTCCTGAAGATTTAACCGGGGTGGGCGCCCTGCTGCAACGGTACGCCGAAGACCAGGGCCTCCGGCCTTTCAGCGCCGGATATTTCGTCAAGACGGCGGAAATACCGCTCACCTTGCGACAGACCCAGCGAACCCTCGATTTTTTCTGTAAAACAGGCGAAATGATCCGCTTGAACAACGAGCGTTATCTCACCTCCTCTGCCATGGCAGGAATCAAGAAAAAAGTCGGCGCCTGGATCGTCGACAGGGGGGAACTCTGCCTGCGGGACTGTAAGGAGGCGCTTGACTTTAACCGGAGCCTCGGTCTGCCGGTGCTGGAATATCTCGATCAGATCGGTTTTACTATACAGCATGGAGAAGGACGAATTGTGGCCAATAGCGATTTGAACCAAACGCCTGGACTTTGA
- a CDS encoding aquaporin family protein yields MRNSPEFFGELIGTFILVFFGCGSVAVTVLFSAHNGLFQVAAVWGLGVTLAIYATRHLSCAHLNPAVSVAMVLGHRMTVRRLPVYLSAQFVGAFLAATVLYTLFSGSIAAYETMHGIVRGSQESIQTAMMFGEYYPNPGAGANAVVSYWNAFGAEAVGTFILVMMIFALTEGCNVGRPDDALAPLFIGMTVAAIICVIAPLTQAGLNPARDLGPRIFAWLAGWKGAAFPDDRYGFLVIYVAAPILGGAAASLLFVRFLEPMMNKKNSCNCCE; encoded by the coding sequence ATGCGGAATTCACCTGAGTTTTTCGGGGAGTTGATCGGCACCTTTATTTTGGTGTTTTTCGGTTGCGGCTCGGTAGCGGTAACCGTGCTTTTTTCTGCCCACAACGGTCTTTTTCAGGTTGCCGCCGTCTGGGGCCTGGGGGTGACGCTCGCCATCTACGCCACCCGCCATCTTTCTTGCGCCCATCTCAATCCGGCGGTCAGTGTTGCCATGGTGTTGGGGCACCGGATGACAGTGCGCAGACTGCCGGTTTATCTGTCGGCGCAGTTCGTCGGCGCTTTTCTGGCGGCGACCGTGCTCTACACCCTGTTTTCCGGATCAATTGCCGCCTATGAAACCATGCACGGGATCGTGCGGGGAAGTCAGGAGTCCATACAAACTGCAATGATGTTCGGCGAATATTATCCGAATCCCGGGGCCGGCGCCAACGCGGTTGTTTCGTACTGGAATGCCTTTGGCGCCGAGGCTGTTGGCACCTTCATTCTGGTGATGATGATTTTTGCGCTGACCGAGGGCTGCAATGTCGGACGGCCCGATGATGCCTTGGCGCCATTGTTCATCGGCATGACAGTGGCAGCCATTATCTGCGTGATCGCCCCTCTTACCCAGGCAGGCCTCAATCCGGCCCGGGACTTAGGGCCCCGAATCTTCGCCTGGCTGGCGGGATGGAAAGGTGCGGCTTTTCCTGATGACCGGTATGGCTTTCTGGTTATTTATGTCGCGGCGCCCATTTTAGGCGGGGCTGCAGCCTCACTGTTATTCGTCCGATTTCTCGAACCGATGATGAACAAAAAGAACAGTTGCAATTGTTGTGAATAA
- a CDS encoding peroxiredoxin family protein — protein sequence MFSINNPRRIIRNQWCRFGVILLFLIFIAGCGGATDDLFPSGDDERPVATDETGGLPGNTSPDFALITTDYNTFTLSDYLQGGANEADAVVIYFTMWCPVCSAHMDHIQFQIMPEFTGNRVVYLAIDYLSGSTASTTQAQQDAGFAGGNWLAAADPGQVVTGIFNATMATTVVIDPSGKVRMNEDFRTGENLLQLLRELTAAAP from the coding sequence ATGTTTTCTATTAACAATCCCCGGCGGATTATCCGGAATCAATGGTGCCGGTTTGGAGTCATACTCCTGTTTCTCATTTTTATCGCCGGTTGCGGTGGAGCCACCGATGATCTCTTCCCTTCCGGTGACGACGAACGTCCGGTCGCAACTGATGAAACAGGTGGACTTCCCGGAAACACCTCTCCGGATTTTGCCCTGATCACCACCGATTACAACACCTTCACCCTCTCGGATTATCTGCAGGGAGGAGCAAACGAGGCCGATGCCGTGGTGATTTATTTCACCATGTGGTGTCCGGTCTGTTCGGCTCATATGGACCATATCCAGTTCCAGATCATGCCCGAATTCACCGGAAACAGAGTCGTTTACCTGGCAATTGATTACCTTTCCGGCTCCACGGCCAGCACCACTCAGGCCCAGCAGGACGCGGGATTTGCCGGGGGAAACTGGCTGGCAGCGGCTGATCCCGGCCAGGTCGTCACCGGAATCTTTAATGCCACCATGGCCACCACCGTGGTAATCGATCCAAGTGGCAAGGTGCGCATGAACGAGGATTTCCGGACCGGTGAAAACCTGCTGCAACTCCTGAGAGAACTAACCGCTGCTGCGCCCTGA
- a CDS encoding 3-hydroxyacyl-ACP dehydratase, protein MQIGIDLGSRTIKVAVIRDGNLLDQQLAESGFDPYGQALEMVGKYGAGRIVATGYGRHLAAEHFAHEVITEIKAHALGARHFFPDCRTIVDIGGQDSKVIALDRQGRVSNFQMNDKCAAGTGRFLEIMAATLGFRLDEFGSEALRSETEVGINSMCTVFAESEVISMKNRGFSPKDIAMGVHLSVVNRMVGMLNRMGHGETIVFSGGVARNPCVVKLLRERLPEARVVSPESPDLVGAIGAALHAGY, encoded by the coding sequence ATGCAGATCGGTATTGATTTAGGTTCGCGGACGATCAAGGTTGCCGTCATCCGTGACGGCAACCTGCTCGACCAGCAGCTGGCCGAGAGCGGCTTCGATCCCTATGGCCAGGCCCTGGAGATGGTCGGCAAATATGGGGCGGGGCGGATCGTGGCCACCGGCTACGGCCGCCATCTGGCCGCCGAGCATTTCGCCCATGAGGTGATCACCGAGATCAAGGCCCACGCCCTCGGCGCCCGCCATTTTTTCCCGGATTGCCGGACCATTGTCGATATCGGCGGCCAGGACTCCAAGGTCATTGCCCTGGACCGGCAGGGCCGGGTCAGTAATTTTCAGATGAACGACAAGTGCGCCGCCGGCACCGGCCGCTTCCTGGAGATTATGGCCGCCACCCTTGGCTTCCGGCTCGATGAATTCGGGTCGGAAGCCCTGAGGTCTGAAACCGAGGTCGGGATCAACTCCATGTGTACGGTCTTTGCCGAGTCGGAGGTGATTTCCATGAAGAACCGTGGTTTTTCGCCAAAGGATATTGCCATGGGCGTGCATCTGTCGGTGGTTAATCGGATGGTTGGCATGCTCAATCGAATGGGACACGGTGAGACCATCGTCTTTTCCGGTGGCGTGGCCCGCAACCCCTGCGTTGTCAAGTTACTCCGGGAACGTCTCCCCGAGGCGCGGGTGGTCTCACCCGAGTCCCCGGACCTGGTTGGCGCCATCGGGGCCGCCTTGCACGCCGGCTATTAG
- a CDS encoding rhodanese-like domain-containing protein, whose product MAADYQYVSAEELKGWLEAERTVLLVDIQEKQDFAAHHIKGSLETNAYPVKSDAERQTIDPAVNRAKDYEAVVVVCPRGKGGAKRTYDYLKEQGVPEAKLTILTGGMEQWPYKEWVAGK is encoded by the coding sequence ATGGCCGCTGATTACCAGTATGTGTCAGCCGAAGAGCTGAAAGGCTGGCTCGAAGCGGAAAGGACAGTGCTCCTGGTGGATATCCAGGAAAAGCAGGATTTCGCTGCCCACCATATCAAGGGGTCGCTGGAGACCAATGCCTATCCGGTCAAGTCGGATGCCGAGCGACAGACCATTGACCCTGCGGTCAACCGGGCCAAGGACTATGAAGCCGTTGTTGTCGTCTGCCCGCGCGGCAAGGGGGGCGCGAAACGGACCTATGACTATCTCAAGGAGCAAGGGGTGCCGGAGGCAAAGCTCACCATTCTGACCGGCGGCATGGAGCAATGGCCATATAAGGAATGGGTTGCCGGCAAATAA